The region ACCGAAAACGTGGGTGCATTCCTCGGTGAAATTGCTTCAAAATTTTATGGCTTTCCATCAAAAAACCTCTATGTCATAGGTATTACAGGGACAAACGGCAAAACAACAACAAGCTATCTCATCGAGTCCATACTGAAAAATGCAGGCAGAAAGGTTGGGCTCATAGGCACCATATCATACAGGTATAATGGCCACACACTAAAGGCGGAAAATACTACACCAGGGGCGGTAGAGATCCACGGTTTGCTAAGGGATATGTACGCATCCCGTGTAGAATTTGTGGTAATGGAGGTATCATCACATGCACTTGACCAGCAAAGGGTAGAAGGTATCGAGTTTGACACAGGGATATTTACAAACCTCACCCATGACCACCTCGATTATCATGGGGATTTCGAGAGTTATAAGAAGGCAAAAAAACTTTTTTTTGACCATTACCTGAAAGAGAGTAAAAAGGAGAGAAAATATTCTATCTTAAACCTCGATGACCCGGTTACCAGAGAGTTCATTCCCGGCGCACCGATAAAAACATTTTTTTATAGCCTCCGAGATAAAACAGATGCCTATATATCTAATTACAACGAAAATATGAATGGTTTGAAACTTGAGCTTTCAGTTATGGGTAAAAAGATTTCCATACAATCGCCACTTGTAGGTATTTTTAATGCATCCAATATCCTTGCATCCTGCCTTTTCGGTTATGTAGTTAATATACCATATGAGGAGATAAAAAAAGGTGTGGAAGGGTTAGAGGGTGTTCCCGGCAGGGTAGAGAGGATAGGGAATGAAAAAGGAATTTATATTTTTGTAGATTATGCCCATACACCCGACGCATTGAATAAGGTGCTGGAAATGCTGAACCGTTTAAAGCGGGGAAAGCTTATCCTGATATTCGGATGTGGCGGTAACAGGGATACTGCAAAGAGACCCATTATGGGGAATATTGCATCCCGCCTTGCAGATTTTGCCATAATAACATCCGACAATCCAAGAAACGAAGACCCAAAAAGGATTATAGAAGATATAAAGAAGGGGTTCAATGGCAATACTTTCAAAACCATAGAGAACAGAAAAGAGGCTATTGATGAAGGAATAAAGATGGCAAGAGAGAATGATGTGCTGCTCGTTGCTGGTAAGGGCCATGAGGATTATCAGATTATAGGGGATAAGATATGTCATTTTAGTGATAGAGAAGTAATTGAGGAGTCCTTAAATGTGGCACGTGGATGAGGTGATAAGGGCAGTAAAAGGTACACCATTCAGGATTGAAAGGGATACATTTTCAGACATATCAACAGATTCACGGGGTATAGAAGAAGGAGAACTCTTTATACCGCTCATGGGCAAAACATATGATGGTCATATGTTTATAGAAGCATCGTACATAAAGTCGCACGGGGGCTCAATATGTGAGAAAAAAAGAGAAGATATATACAGAAATGCAAAGGGAACTATAATTCTTGTGGATGACACAACCAGGGCGCTTCTTGACCTCGCAAGATACAAAAGGGAACGGACAAAGGGGACATTCATAGCTATAACTGGAAGTAATGGAAAGACCACAACAAAAGAGATACTTGTGAGTATGATAAAAAATGTTTTTCCAGTCGCATATAACGAAAAGAATTACAACAACACGATAGGCGTTTCAAAAAGTATTCTCTCTATTGACGGGGAGCCAGCATTTTGTGTATTTGAACTCGGAACAAATAGCAGGGGCGAAATAAGGATGCTCGCTGAAGTAACTGAACCTGATATATCATTGATTACAAATATAAATCCTTCCCATCTTGAAGGACTTTATGACATTGAAGGTGTTCTTGAAGAGAAGCTTGATTTATTTTACCTGACCAAAGAAGGGGGGGCGGTCTTTATCAATGCCGATGACCCCTATATATTGCCTCGATATAAAGATATAAACCATGTACTTTACACCTATGGAATCGTGAATGAGGCATCATTTCGTCTTTCAATCGATCAAGACCTTGGCTGGCAAGGCTTTAATATTACCCTTAAGTTCTCTGATGATGAACTTAAAACAAGGACGAGCCTTTTAGGAAGGCACAACCTTTACAACATCCTCTCTGCATCCTCCGTTGCGTATGGTCTGAGCCTTGATAAAAGACATATTAAGGAAACAATAGAGACCTTCAACCCTTATGCAATGAGATTCAAACCGATACAGTCCAAAAAGGGATATATCGTTGTAGATGATTCATACAATGCAAACCCCTCTTCTATGGAGTGGGCAATCAATACCCTCCAGAGCCTTCCATGTAATGGGAAGAGAATTGTTATTATTGGAGACATGAAAGAATTGGGAGAAAAGACCTCATACTACCATAGAGAACTTGGAAGATTTTTAAGAGAGAGTAGCATACCGATGGTTGTAATGATTGGTGAAGATGTAAGGGAGACCTTTTATGAATTAGGAGAAGGGAGATCAAAACTATTTGAAAACAAAAAGGCGCTTATCGATTATGTAACAGCGAAGGTAAAAGAAGGGGATGTTATCCTTGTCAAAGGCTCAAGGGTGGTTAAAATGGAGGAAATAGTGGAGGCACTGGTTTAAATGCTCTATCACATTCTTTATCCACTCCATACAAAGTTTACCGTATTTAATGTATTCAGGTATATTACCTTCAGAACAGTTCTGGCTATCCTTTCCGCACTTATTATAAGTTTCTTTCTAACCCCTTACATAATAAAGAAGTTTAATGAATGGAAGATAAAAAGCGACAAAAGAGAGGATGTACCGGAGAGACATTTAGCGAAAAAAGGAACACCCACCATGGGTGGATTTGTAATTCTTATCTCCACAATTATACCTACCCTGCTGTGGGCTGATTTAAAAAACTATTACATCTGGATAGTTACATTTACCCTTCTCTCATTTGGTGGAATAGGGTTTATGGATGACATAGCAAAGTTACGGAGTGAAAATGGCAAGGGGATTTCCGGAAGAACCAAGTTTTTTCTTCAAATTTTATTCGCAGCAGTTATAAGTACACTCATATATTCGAGGTTCGGTTTCATCACAGAACTTACAATCCCTTTTTTCAAAAATATCACACCTGATCTTGGGATATTTTACATATTGCTCTGTATATTTATTATTGTTGGAACATCAAACAGCGTGAACCTTACAGATGGTCTTGATGGGCTTGCTATAGGGCCTGTACTCACTGTATGTTCAACGTTTATGCTTTTTTCCTACCTTGTTGGTAATGTAAAGTTTGCCCAGTATCTTCAGATTTTCTATGTAAAAGGTGCTGGCGAACTCACAATACTCTGCGGTGCTATATTAGGAGCAGGCATTGGTTTTCTCTGGTATAATGCGTACCCTGCAGAACTCTTTATGGGCGATACCGGCTCTCTTTCACTTGGTGCAACGCTCGCTACTATTGCAGTGATAATAAAACAGGAAGTTCTGCTTGTGATAGCAGGCGGGATATTCGTATTAGAAACTTGCTCAGTTATCATTCAGGTACTTTCATTTAAATGGAGAGGAAAAAGGGTTTTCAGAATGGCGCCGATACACCACCATTTCGAATTGAAAGGGTGGAATGAAGAAAAGATCGTAGTAAGGTTCTGGATTGTCTCTGTAATACTTGCTCTTATAGCTTTGAGTACACTAAAACTGAGGTAACATGAGAAGATGAATAACCAATTACCAATAACCAATAACCAGGAGAAATCTTATATACAACCACCAATAACTAAATGTCTGGTGCTTGGAATTTGGTTATTGGTTATTTGTGTAGACGGACGAGTATGAATATACCGGATAATGTACTTATAGTTGGGCTTGGTACAACAGGTATAGGGGTAGCAAAATTTTTAAGTAAAATGGGAAAACACATCACCATTACCGACAAGAGCAGTGAAGATGTCTTAATGCCTTCTATAAAAGCATTAAGTGGTATAGAGTTTGTGGGTCATTTTGGGGCTCATAGTAAAGACGATTTTATTAAACACCCATTAATAGTTGTAAGCCCGGGGGTTGATAGTGAGTTGCCATACCTCAAAGAAGCAAGAGAAAAGGGCGTTAAGGTGATCGGGGAAATAGAACTCGCATATACATTCATAAAAGAACCCATCATCGCAGTCACGGGGACCAACGGAAAGACAACAACAACTACACTTATCGGTGAAATATTCAAGAGGGCTTATAAAGATGTTTTTGTAGGAGGTAATATTGGTAACCCACTTATCAATTACTTGCTGGAAGGTAAAAAGGCACAATATATCGTTGCAGAAATTAGCAGTTTCCAGCTGGAAACCATAGAGACCTTCAAGCCCAATATGGTAATCCTCTTGAACATCACAGAAGACCATCTGGATAGATACAGTAGTTATGATGAATACAGGGAGGCAAAATACAGGATCTTTAAAAATCAGGAAGAAAAAGACTATGCGGCTATAAATAGGGACCTTGTTATCAGAAGGAATTTCAGGGCAAATAAAATCTACTTCTCAACCCATGAGACATTAGAAAACGGTGCCTTTTATAAAAATGGCAATATACATGTCAGATTAAAGGGAAAGGAATTTATCTATAAGAGGTCTATCTCTCCCCTTGTGGGCATCCATAATACCGAGAACATCCTTGCAGCACTCCTCGCATCACATATATACGGTGTAAAGAAAGGCCATATCGAAGAGGTTCTCAGAAGCTTTAAGGGGTTGCCGCACAGGGTTGAACCTGTCAGGGAGATAAAAGGAATACAGTTTTACAATGATTCAAAGGCTACAAATGTAGATGCAGCAAGGAGGGCCCTGGAGAGTATGGAGGCAAATGTGATTCTCATCGCCGGGGGAAGAGACAAAGGTGGGAGTTACAAGGGTATTATAGGCCTTATGGACAGAATAAAGGCCCTTGTGGTTATAGGTGAAGCGAAAGAGAAAATATTGAATGAGTTGGGCAGGTATGTGGATACATACATTGAAGAAGATTTGAATGGCGCTGTGAAAAGGGCATGGGGTCTTGCTAAAAAGGGGGATGTGGTACTTTTTTCTCCAATGTGCAGCAGTTTTGACATGTTTAAAGATTACAAGGACAGAGGAAATACCTTTAAGAAGATAGTGGAGTCATTATGAAGAAGGTTTCGATATACATGCTGGCATCCATTTTACTCTATAGTCTTTTCCGTGAGTTGAATATCGTCAAGGTTCTCTACATATGCCTTGGTCTTGCCTCCATCTACGCTATCTACCGTGTTCCATCAAGGTACATTATTGCCATGAAGTATCCTATCATACTACTTTCTTTTGCTGGAACTGCCGGTTTTTTCCTATACCCAAAGTTAAGCAGCAAATATCCAATCGAGGCAGTTATTGTATTTCTTTCTTTCTATAGCATAACATTTTACCTGATTACGATAGAAGAAAAGGGGAAGGATTTCTTTAAAGATGTGGTAGCCCTTTCACTGCTTTTTCTCTCTTCCTCCTTCAACCTTTTTATGATAGGGAAACCACTCCTTATCTTACCCATCTGCTTGAGTATAATACTTTTTCTTTTTATAGTTGGCAAAAACCGCATCATCCCCTTTATTGCAGGATATACGTTATTCATTATGGTTTTTCTTTACCATAAGGGGATTAACATTCTTGGTGCCGGGATAAGGGTCAATGATATTGACAGATACCTTTTGCTTATCTCATCTTTTGCCTTTCTTTTACTTGGCTTTATTGACTTTATGAAAAAGGATAACCTCACAAAAGTGCTATACTTTTTCGGCTTTCTATATGTTGCCATAGATATTTTAATGGTTCTTGGCATTAAACTTTCTGGAGGATTATTGTATCAACCTGTCATTTTACTCTTTATAATAAGCCCGCTTATAGGTGTAATGCTCAAAGCTGAAGGAGAACACGTATGAAACTCCTTATTTCTGCTGGCGGTACAGGCGGTCATATATTCCCCGGTATAGCTGTAGCAGAAACACTTACAGCGAAAGACAAAAATAATCAGGTTACATTCATTGGTACAGCATATGGGCTTGAAAGCAAAATAATCCCTCAACATGGATTCAAACTTTTATATATAGAGGCGCATCAATTTTTGGGCAAAACATTTATCCATAAGTTAGCTACGCTCGTGCGTCTTTTACAGGGTATCTATATGTCCATAAGTATAATAGGAAAGGAAAAACCTGATGCAATCCTCGGTATGGGTGGTTTTACATCCGTGCCGATTATACTTGCCGGTACTATCCTTGGTGTACCGAGCTTCATACATGAACAGAATGTCCAGCCCGGGCTGGCAAACAAACTACTTTCCAGATTTGCTGCCTCAACATTTGTAAGCTTTGATGCAACAAGGGATTATCTCAAAAAAGGGAAGGTGTACCATACGGGCAATCCCTTGAGAAAAACATTAAAGGTATCACAAGACAAGAAGCCGGAAGGAAGCTTTGTGATATTCATATTTGGAGGTAGCAGGGGAGCAAAAAGCATCAATGAATCGATACTGACCTTACTCCCATATATGGAAAGCTACAAGAACACCATTATGTATCACCAAACAGGCACGGAGGACTACAATCACATAAAAGAGGCATACGGAAAGACTAATATGAAATACGAGGTGTTTCCTTTCACAAACGAGATGGAAAAATACTACACCCTTTCTGATATTGTGATATCAAGGGCTGGTGCTACTACAATCTTCGAGCTTGCATACTTCAAAAAAGCCGCAATACTTATCCCTTATCCCTTTTCAGCGGGCGGGCATCAATGGAAAAATGCAAGCCTAATAGAAACTATAGGCGGTGGCTATGTTATCGGAAACGATGAAGCAACAGGCGAAAGGCTTTATGGCGTCTTAAAACATCTCATTAATGAGCCTCAACTATTAAAGGAGATGGGTGAAAATATAGGGAAACTTTATATTGATGACGCAGCAGAACGGATTATTGGACATATATATGAACAGGCAAAAAAGTATTAGGATTCGTGAGGTGTTAGTTGGTCTTTCATAAGATAGACAGGGTTCATTTTGTCGGTATTGGCGGAATCGGGATGAGCGGTATTGCAGAGGTTCTTTTGAACCTTGGTTTCAAGATTACAGGTTCAGATTTAAGAAAGACAGAGACTACAGAGAGGCTTGAGCAATTAGGGGCACAGATATTCTACGGCCATCGAGAAGAAAACGTACACTATGTTGATGTAGTGGTGGTTTCATCGGCCGTAAAATCTGACAATCCAGAGGTACAAAAAGCCAGAGAGTTTTTTATCCCTGTAATACAGAGGGCAGAGATGCTTGCTGAGCTGATGAGGATAAAATACAGTGTTGCTGTAGCGGGTGCCCACGGGAAAACAACAACCACATCGCTAATCTCCTCAGTTCTTGGGCAGGCAGGTATTGATCCAACCTGTGTTATAGGAGGGAAATTAAACAGCCTCGGGAGTAATGCAAAGCTCGGGAGCAGTAAGTTTCTTGTAGCAGAAGCGGATGAAAGTGATGGAACATTCCTGCTCCTTTTCCCCACCATTGCCGTTGTGACAAACATAGACCTTGAGCACCTTGATTTCTACAAGGATATACACGAAATAAAAAATGCCTTTTTAACATTCCTCAACAAGGTTCCTTTTTATGGGCTTGATATTATATGCATTGATAATTCGAATATTCAGAGCCTCATCCCTCAATTAAAGAGAAGATACATGACCTATGGCCTTTCAAAGCAGGCAGATTTAAGGGCAGAAAACATCAACTACAAAGGTGTTAAAACATCGTTTAAGGTCATCTACAAGGGTGAGGATTTAGGCGATATAGATTTATCCCTTCCCGGTATTCACAATGTAGTGAATGCCCTTGCGGCATGTGGTGTTGGAATAGAACTCGACATACCTTTTGAGACAATTAAAGAAGCCCTTAAGGGTTTTTCAGGCATACAGAGAAGGCTGGAGATAAAATGGGATGGTAGTATCAAGCTGATAGATGATTATGGTCATCACCCCACAGAGATAAGGGCAACCCTATTGGCCATAAGAAAGATGTGGAAGGGAAGAATAGTAGTAGTTTTTCAGCCCCACAGATACACAAGGACAAAGGCGCTGATGCACGAGTTTGTAACCTCTTTTAATGAGGCTGATGTACTTATTGTGACAGAGATATACCCCGCCTCTGAGGAAAAAATAGAAGGGGTTACAGGAAAGGTACTTTCAGAAAAGATTCGGGCAAGTGGACATAAAAATGTGATGTTTGCCCTGACAAAAGAGGATGCAGCAGATAAGGTGCTTAAACTCGCTAAAAGCGGTGACGTGGTTATTACACTGGGCGCAGGCGATATATACAAGATCGGTGAGAGGCTAAAATCTATATGGAGTGGAAAGGAATAAGAGGAGCAGTATTGAAGGATGTTCCGATGAGAAGATACACCTCGATGAAGGTCGGCGGTCCTGTAAAATATCTTGTATACCCTCTAAATGAAGGGGATTTAATAAACGTATTAAGGCTTCTCAAAGAACGGGGCATCAAATATAGATTCGTTGGGAATGGGACCAATATCATTGTGAACGATAAAGGCATCAATGAAGCACTCATCAGGATTACAAGGATAAAATATATGCGCCATAAGAAGACTAAAAACGGGACACTGGTTGAGACTTCTGGAGGGACATCATTAAAAGGATTTATAAAGGATATTGCACAACGTGGGCTTTCTGGTCTTGAAAAGCTATTCTGGATACCGGGTACAATCGGTGGCGCTTTGAAAATGAATGCCGGAAGCTTTGGTTCATCCATAACAGATGTATTGGAGAACATACGCATTGTGGATGCTGAGGGAAAAATAACATCCATCGCGAAAAAAGACATGGCCTTTGGGTATAGAACCTCACCTATAAAGGTATCAGAGTGTGTGTTGGGCGCCCAGTTTCATTTAAAAGATAGAGATAAGAGGGAAATTTATGAGGACATGGAGTACGTGTATGCCGAGAGGAAGAAAAGGCATCCCATGGAGTTTCCCTCTTCCGGCTCTATATTTAAAGGAGTTGAGGGGAAACCAGCATGGAAGTTTATTGAAAAGACAGGACTAAAAGGTTTCAGGTACGGCGACGCATGCGTATCCGAGAAACATGCAAATTTTATCGTGAACCTCGGGTCCGCAACGGCAAAGGATATCAAGATGCTGATAGATAAGATTAAAAAGGAGGTTTACGAAAGGGAAGGGGTTTTATTAAAAGAAGAGGTAGAGCTCTGGGGGTTTAATGGATAAAGGAAGGATGAAAAAAAGGAAGATAGGGGTACTTTTGGGAGGAAAATCATCCGAGAGGGAAATCTCTATAAAAAGTGGAAACGCTATTCTCCAGAGTTTATTAAGAAGCGGTTATCATGCGATTGGCATAGATGTGAATAATGATCTAACAGAAAGATTGAAAAGGAAGGGTATAGAGGTTGCATTCATCGCTTTGCATGGAAAATGGGGAGAGGACGGGACAGTCCAGGGACTTCTCGAGATTATGGGTATTCCTTATACAGGCTCAGGTGTCCTCGGTTCTTCTCTCTCTATGGACAAGGCTATTATGAAACTACTCTTTACAGGTATGGGTATTCCAACCCCGGCCTATACCATTCTTGCCGATGAAAGGGAGCTCACATTCCCCATACCTTTTGTTGTCAAACCAGCCAATGAAGGTTCTACCATTGGCACATCAATTGTGAGAAAGGAAAAAGAGAAAGATGATGCAATCAAAACTGCCCTCAAATATGACAGAAAACTTTTAATCGAACGATATATCAAAGGCAGGGAAATCACTGTTGGTATAGTGAACAATATTGTGCTTCCTATAATCGAGGTCAGGCCTTCAAAAGGATTCTACGACTTTGAAGCAAAATACACAAAAGGGATGACAGAGTATATCGTTCCGGCAAAAATAAACAAAAAAATAGAAAGAAGGGCAAAAGACATAGCCTTGGGGGTATATAAAGCCTTTGAGCTTTCGGGGTGTGTGAGGATTGATATGCTTATGGAGAAAGATATGCCACAGGTAATAGATATTAACACATCTCCCGGGATGACGGAAACATCCCTTGTGCCAAAGGCATGGGGGCATATGGGAAAAACCTTTGATGAACTTATTGAAGAAATTCTTAAGGGGGCTTCGTTAAAAACATGAAAAAGACTCTGTATGTGTTCTTTATAGTGCCTGTCTGTATATTATCAATGCTGACAATTATCTATATACTTTCAAGGGATGAACCGCTCTTTTTCTTAAAAAACATTAAGATAAATGGTGCGAATCAGTTGAAGGACGTTGATATAATGGGCAGGATATCCCCCTTTCTGAAGGAAAGCATGTTTAAGATAGATACCTCCAAGATGAAGGAGGCCATTATATCCCATCCCTTTGTGAAAGAAGTAAGGATAAAAAGGGTGTATCCCTTTTCAATAGTTATAGATGTAAAAGAAAAAAGACCATCTGCCTTATGGGTAAATAATACGGGGGATGTTTTTGTCCTCGACGAATATGGTGAACCATACAGGGGGATCACAAAAGGGGATACAAAAGGGATGTTTATTATCAATGCAAAGGAAAAAGGGGATGTAAAAAGTATTTACAGAGAGATCAGCGGCTGGTGTATGGAAGGGATTATAAAAAAGGATGTCCTGTCAGAGGTAGCATACAGCGAGGGCAATATCACAATATTCGATAGTGATGATGGGGTGGAAATAATACTCGGGAAGGAAGATCAAAAGAAAAGATTGAAAAGGGCTATTGCTGTTCTGGAAGACGCAAAAAAGAGAGGGTTTTTGATAAAGTGCATAGATGCAAGGTTTGAAAAAGGGGCCATTATCCAGGAAAGGAAGGGTTAATATGCTGAGAGAAGATGAGCTTCTTATCGGTCTTGATGTAGGAACTACAAAGATATGTGTTGTTGTGGCGAGATTTACAGAGGGTAAGGTGAATATAGTTGGAATAGGTTCTCATCCTTCTACAGGACTCCGGAAAGGTGTTGTGGTAAATATGGACAGCACCGTGAATTCAATAAAAAAGGCCGTTGAAGAGGCAGAGTTAATGGCTGGCATAAAGATTGACTCCTGTTTGGCGGGTATTGGAGGGGCCCATATCAAGAGTTTTAACAGTAACGGTGTTGTGGCCATTAAAGATAAAGAAGTAAGAACGGACGATATCACGAGGGCAATAGATGCAGCGAAGGCAGTGGCAATACCAGCAGATAGAGAACTCATTCATGTTATCCCCCAGGAATTCATCGTAGATGACCAGGATGGGATAAAAGATCCGATAGGGATTACGGGTGTCAGGCTTGAAGTAAAGGTCCACATTGTTACAGGGAGTGTCTCCTCTGCACAGAATATCATAAAGTGCTGCAGGCTCGCAGGTCTATCGGTAGATGATATCATACTCGGGCAGCTTGCATCCTCTGAAGCAACATTAACACCTGAAGAAAAAGAGATCGGGGTTGCCCTTGTTGATATAGGCGGTGGTACAAGTGATATTGCTGTGTTCTCAAATGGGAGCATAAAATATACATCAGTTCTACCCTTTGGAGGAAACAACATTACAAATGATATTGGAATAGGCTTAAGGACTCCCCTTAATGATGCGGAAAAGATAAAGAAAAAATATGGTTGTGCCTTTTCAAATATGGTAGGCGCAAATGAAACCATTGAAGTGCCAAGCGTTGGGGGAAGGAAACCAAGGACATTGATGCGCAAAACCCTCGCAGATATCATAGAACCGAGGGTCGAAGAAATATCATCATTAATTTATGAAGAGATTAAAAAATCTGGATCTGAAAAATTACTTGCCTCAGGGGTAGTTATCACTGGGGGGTGTGCAAATCTTGAAGGCATCCCGGAGCTTTCTGAAAACATCTTTAATCTTCCTGCAAGGAGGGGTTACCCGATAGGCGTTGGCGGCCTTGTCGATGTGGTGAACAATCCTATATATGCAACCGGGGTTGGGCTTATCCTCTACGGTTTTAAAAACACCAACGTGAAGCGGCGGAGGTTTGGAAAAGGAGGCACATTTAAGACATTACTCAACAGGACAAAATTACTCAACAGGATGAGGGAATGGTTTAAAGAAATCTTTTAAGGAGGTGCGAGGTGAACAAAGTGTTTTATATGGATGAGACTAACGGTTTTTCAGCAAAATTAAAGGTTATAGGTGTCGGAGGGGGTGGATGTAACGCACTAAACAATATGGTAGAGGCAAACGTTCAGGGGGTTGAGTTCATTGCAGTAAATACGGACGTCAAGTCCCTGAATATGTGCAGGGCCCCTATTAAGATACAGATAGGTTCAAAACTCACCCGTGGTTTAGGGGCTGGCGCTGACCCTGAGGTTGGAAAAAAGGCAGCACTTGAGGATGTGGATAAAATTAAAGACCATCTGCAAGGTGCAGATATGGTCTTTATCACCTGTGGCCTTGGAGGTGGAACCGGTACAGGCGCCTCCCCGGTTATCGCAGAGATATCAAAGGAATTAGGGGCATTAACCGTAGCAATTGCAACAAAACCCTTTGCTTTTGAGGGGAAGAACAGGATGCTGGTGGCTGAAAATGGGGTTTCACAACTCAAAACACGTGTAGATTCTCTCATAACAATTCCCAACCAGAGGCTTTTGTCTATTAGTGGTAAACATATGACTATCCTGGAAGCCTTTCTCAAGGCAGACGAAGTGCTCCTTAATGCGGTGAGGAGCATATCTGACCTGATAGTGGGTTCTGGCCATGTAGTCGTGGACTTTGCAGATGTAAAATCTATTATGAGTGAAAGGGGCATGGCTATCATGGGTGTTGGTGTATCTTCAGGAGAAAACAGGGCAAGGGATGCAGCTCAAAAGGCTATATCCAGCCCACTGCTTGAGGATATATCGATACACGGGGCAAGGGGGGTATTGATAAATGTAACAGGACATCGAGATATGAAACTCCATGAAGTGCATGAAGCTTCAACCCTGATTCAGGAACAGGCACATGAAGACGCAAGGGTAATATGGGGACTTGTTTTTGATGATAATATGCAGGATTCCATCAGGATAACGGTAATCGCTACAGGGTTTGAAGAAAAGGTTCAATTAGAGGAAGGACAACATATTGGGCCCGATATAAAGGACAGGCTTTTTGCAGAGGGCGATATACCTCCATTTATGAGAAAAAAGATTACAATCGATTATAAAGAGATAAAATCAAAAAGTGATAATATTGATATTGATGATGATAGATATGACATTCCAACCTTTTTGCGAAAACAGGCGGACTAAAGGCAGTGAATAGTTGATAGTATATAGTATATAGCAATAAATGAAGAGCAACTTGTGATTCAGAAAAAACAACAAAAGGGGTTGGGAGGAAAGGAAACACTTTCCCTTGAAAAAGGTACGATAGTTAAAAAATGGCGTGGTAAGGTCCCTGTAGGTATTGTCTATCCCAACACATACTATGTAGGGATGTCCAATCTTGCAACCCACATCCTTTACAAAACATTAAACAGCATACCTGAGGTCGTGTGTGAGAGGTTTTTTCTTGAAGGGGGTGGTGAGTGCCTTTCTGTTGAGAGTAAGAGACCGCTTTCGTCATTTGAGATTATCTTTTTTACGATATCTTTTGAGCTTGATTATATAAATATTCCATGGCTTTTACGTCTTTCTCACATAAAAATTTTTCCAGAAGAGCGGAAGGAAGGAGGGCCGATTATTGTTGCCGGCGGTATATGCGTTATGGCAAATCCAGAACCCATATCCAGCTTCTTTGACCTTTTTTTAATGGGGGATATTGAGGCAACAGTTCCCCATTTCATGGAAAAATATTTAGAGATTAGAGAAAAAGGAAGAGACGAGATTATAGACGGGCTAAGCTCCTTTGACTGGGTTTATAATCCGGATAGATTAAAGGTT is a window of Pseudomonadota bacterium DNA encoding:
- a CDS encoding FtsQ-type POTRA domain-containing protein, whose protein sequence is MKKTLYVFFIVPVCILSMLTIIYILSRDEPLFFLKNIKINGANQLKDVDIMGRISPFLKESMFKIDTSKMKEAIISHPFVKEVRIKRVYPFSIVIDVKEKRPSALWVNNTGDVFVLDEYGEPYRGITKGDTKGMFIINAKEKGDVKSIYREISGWCMEGIIKKDVLSEVAYSEGNITIFDSDDGVEIILGKEDQKKRLKRAIAVLEDAKKRGFLIKCIDARFEKGAIIQERKG
- the murB gene encoding UDP-N-acetylmuramate dehydrogenase gives rise to the protein MEWKGIRGAVLKDVPMRRYTSMKVGGPVKYLVYPLNEGDLINVLRLLKERGIKYRFVGNGTNIIVNDKGINEALIRITRIKYMRHKKTKNGTLVETSGGTSLKGFIKDIAQRGLSGLEKLFWIPGTIGGALKMNAGSFGSSITDVLENIRIVDAEGKITSIAKKDMAFGYRTSPIKVSECVLGAQFHLKDRDKREIYEDMEYVYAERKKRHPMEFPSSGSIFKGVEGKPAWKFIEKTGLKGFRYGDACVSEKHANFIVNLGSATAKDIKMLIDKIKKEVYEREGVLLKEEVELWGFNG
- a CDS encoding D-alanine--D-alanine ligase codes for the protein MDKGRMKKRKIGVLLGGKSSEREISIKSGNAILQSLLRSGYHAIGIDVNNDLTERLKRKGIEVAFIALHGKWGEDGTVQGLLEIMGIPYTGSGVLGSSLSMDKAIMKLLFTGMGIPTPAYTILADERELTFPIPFVVKPANEGSTIGTSIVRKEKEKDDAIKTALKYDRKLLIERYIKGREITVGIVNNIVLPIIEVRPSKGFYDFEAKYTKGMTEYIVPAKINKKIERRAKDIALGVYKAFELSGCVRIDMLMEKDMPQVIDINTSPGMTETSLVPKAWGHMGKTFDELIEEILKGASLKT
- the murG gene encoding undecaprenyldiphospho-muramoylpentapeptide beta-N-acetylglucosaminyltransferase translates to MKLLISAGGTGGHIFPGIAVAETLTAKDKNNQVTFIGTAYGLESKIIPQHGFKLLYIEAHQFLGKTFIHKLATLVRLLQGIYMSISIIGKEKPDAILGMGGFTSVPIILAGTILGVPSFIHEQNVQPGLANKLLSRFAASTFVSFDATRDYLKKGKVYHTGNPLRKTLKVSQDKKPEGSFVIFIFGGSRGAKSINESILTLLPYMESYKNTIMYHQTGTEDYNHIKEAYGKTNMKYEVFPFTNEMEKYYTLSDIVISRAGATTIFELAYFKKAAILIPYPFSAGGHQWKNASLIETIGGGYVIGNDEATGERLYGVLKHLINEPQLLKEMGENIGKLYIDDAAERIIGHIYEQAKKY
- the murC gene encoding UDP-N-acetylmuramate--L-alanine ligase produces the protein MVFHKIDRVHFVGIGGIGMSGIAEVLLNLGFKITGSDLRKTETTERLEQLGAQIFYGHREENVHYVDVVVVSSAVKSDNPEVQKAREFFIPVIQRAEMLAELMRIKYSVAVAGAHGKTTTTSLISSVLGQAGIDPTCVIGGKLNSLGSNAKLGSSKFLVAEADESDGTFLLLFPTIAVVTNIDLEHLDFYKDIHEIKNAFLTFLNKVPFYGLDIICIDNSNIQSLIPQLKRRYMTYGLSKQADLRAENINYKGVKTSFKVIYKGEDLGDIDLSLPGIHNVVNALAACGVGIELDIPFETIKEALKGFSGIQRRLEIKWDGSIKLIDDYGHHPTEIRATLLAIRKMWKGRIVVVFQPHRYTRTKALMHEFVTSFNEADVLIVTEIYPASEEKIEGVTGKVLSEKIRASGHKNVMFALTKEDAADKVLKLAKSGDVVITLGAGDIYKIGERLKSIWSGKE